The Thalassotalea piscium sequence CGCTTATTATGTGTAACTGCGCATGTAGATAATGATGAAACTAAGCTAAAAACGCTTGTTGTACTGCAAAAAGATGCGCTCGAAGCTGACAATATTAGAGTTGCAGCAGAATCATCTAGTACCATCGCATGGATCTATTCAAGTTTTGGCGAAATAGAGCAAGCTTTTCGAAATTATGAAATTGCTTTACCGTTAGCAGAGTACGCGAACATATATTTGTTTAATGATGTAACACTTAACTTGGCCACTCTTTATATTGTACATGGTGATAGTGAATATGTAGAAAAAGGGATAAGTTTAATGCTTGATGCAATTGAACGTGTCAACAATTTACTCCTAGATGATCCAAGTGCTTCAAGGTATGTAGAGAATACACTCGCAAGAATTCATTTTAACCTAGGTATTGCCAATACCTTTCATCGAACAAACTATCCACAAGCATTACATTATTTTGGGCTTATTGATCCCGAACTTACAGAGCTAAGACAATCTGTTTTAGTGTTTTCAAGTTTAGCTTATGCAGAGCTTAATAATTTTGAAGAATCTAAAGCGCTATTAGCTCAATCTTTTCAAGTACCTAGCAGCCAAACGTTTAACTCGGATTATTTGAAATGTTATCAAGAGGTTATCAAAGTTAAACTTGATGATTCTACTGAAATTGAGCAATGTCACTTACTCAGTGAGTCAACATCAGTTGAGGTGCAACAAGACCTTTTAAAACGCATGATTGATGCCGAACATGCCGAGCTTAGTTTAATAGGCCTACAGAAGCTTTACTCATTATACATAAATAGCCTATTACCACTACTCAAACAAAATTCAGGTAAATCAGCATCGCGCACTGAGTTAACCCGCCTTCAGCAGGAGTCTCGTTTAAAGGGCGAACTAATTAATAAAGAAAAAGCACTTACAGCTGCAGAGCAGGAAAAACTAGCAAGCCAATCTAACCTGACGATAGCAATAATTGCTGTTTTTATTCTTCTTTTACTTATGGTTGTATTGCAGTTAAGACAAAAACAGAAATTGGCAGATCAGTTCGCCCAAATGAGCTTATTTGATAAACTAACAGGTCTTAATAATAGGCATTATTTCGAACAAAATATAAAGCGGGAGATGAGATTTGTTAAACGGGCTATAGAAGGTGACAGATACACGCCAATTGCAATCTACCTGTTTGATATTGATCATTTTAAAAATGTTAATGACACCTACGGGCATGATGTGGGTGATGAGGTATTAATTGAGTTTGCGCGAAGAATTAATGAGGCTATTAGGGACTCTGATATGTTCATACGCTGGGGTGGAGAGGAGTTTCTATTGGTTGCAAGACTGTTTGAATTAGATGATTATTACGCAATTGCCGAGCGAGTAAGGGGGGCTATTAGCGACACAGAATTTGAGCTTGAAAATATGCTGAAACTCAAAGTGAGTTGTACTATTGGTAGTGTCATATTCCCGAGTTCACCTGAAGATGATCTCACTAGGCCTTGGGACCAATTAGTAAAACTAGCAGATAATGCGCTTTATATGGGCAAAAGACAGCAACGTGATTGCTGGGTTTGTGTAGATAAAGTCATAGCTGAGGAGAATTTTAGCTTAGTGCTATCGCAGGATTTGGAAGATTCCATCAAAGATAATTTAGTGGAAGTAACTCACTCAATTAAAGAGTTTGACCGCTCATAATGAAAAATGCAGGTAGGGAGCGTCTTGTTCCCTACCTTTGCATTAACAACGTCATGTCATTGTCTAATTTAAAAGACTTAAATAAGTACAACAAATATCGTAAAGTTACACAGCTATACTTTGTCTTTTTAATATCACTTAACCAATCGAGTTATCATAATGTACGACTTTATTATTATTGGTGCTGGCTCAGCAGGATGTGTGTTAGCTAATCGTTTAAGCGCTAATCCTGACCATAGTGTGTGTTTAATAGAAGCTGGCGGGAGTGATAAAAATTATCTGGTTCGTAACACTAACCCGTTAAACATGCTGATGTTAATGAAAAGTCGGCAGTATAATTGGGGATATAAATGCCAACCAGAGAGCAGAACAGGTAATCGACAATTTTTTTGGCCTAGAGGTAAAGTACTAGGTGGCAGTAGTTCTATTAATGCAATGATTTATACCAGAGGACATCCGTGGGACTTTGATCACTGGGCGCAAATTGGTAATCAAGGTTGGAGCTACAAAGATGTATTACCTTGGTTTAAGAAATCGCAACGATGGTCGCGAGGTGCAAACTACTATCATGATAATCAAGGGACTATGGATGTAGTTGATACAAATTTTCACTTTCCAACCAGCAAAGCATTTGTAAATGCCTGTGACGAAGCCGGCTTTCGCATAAGTAACGACTTTAACGGCGCACAACAAGAGGGGTGTGGTTTTTTTCAGGTAACCCAAACACCGAGTGGACATCGTGCAAACTCAGCGTACTCCTTTTTAGATGATGTACTTGAACGAAAAAATTTAACCGTGCTAAGTAATGCTCATGTTACTAAAGTAATTTTTAATGGTAAACGAGCGACGGGCGTAGAAATTAGCAGAGGCGCAAATAAAGGTAAGTTTGAGCAAATTCTAGCAAGTAAAGAGGTGATTTTAAGCGCAGGAGTTATTAACACTCCTCAAATATTAAAGCTCTCTGGTATAGGTTCTGCTAGTGAGTTAGCACACCATAATATTCCGTTAATACATGAGCTATTGGGTGTTGGTGAAAATTTACAAGACCACCCAGATGTAATTGTTCGTTTTTTGAGTAAAGCAGGTGGTGCTTTAACCACTTCGTTCTCGTTGGACACATTGCAATTTTTTAAAAAGGTTCTGTTTAGCAAAGATTTTATTTATACACCCACTGATGCTGGTGGTTTTATAAAGTCGAGTCCAGACGAACCTATACCAGATTTACAATTGCAATTTGGTGCAGTACGTATGCAACCACATGGTGAAGGTTTATTTACCTCAATGAAAAGTGGCTATGTACTTCATGTTTGTCATTTACGACCCGAAAGCAGAGGTAAAGTAAAACTAGCAAGTAAGGATCCCTTTGTTGCGCCAATCATTGAAGCAAATTATTTCGAAAAAGAAAAGGAACTTAATGCGTTAGTTAAAGGTGTTAAGCTATGTAGAAATATTCTTAATCAGCCAGCTCTGGCAAAGTTTAATGGTGGGGAAGAACTACCAGGTATTGATGTACAAACAGATGAGCAAATAAAAAACTGGATAAAACATCATGTAGAAACTGTTTACCATACAGCGGGCAGTTGCAAAATGGGCAACGATAAAATGGCTGTCGTAAACACTGATCTTCAGGTCCATGGAGTTACCGGTTTGCGAGTTATTGATGCGTCAATAATGCCAACAATCACCGGTAGCAATATTCATGCGCCGACGGTCATGATAGCTGAAAAAGGTGCTGATAAAATATTACAGCTATGGCGCTAAATATACTTTATGGCCATTTTAATTGAATATTAGGGAATTGTATGAATCTTAACCAAGTTACTTTACCTGTAGACAACATGAATAAGGCAACACGCTTTTATTTGGCGCTTGGCTTTACTCAAATTGTAGATACAGAGCACTATGCAAGGTTTCAGTGTCCTGTTGGTAATGCCACCTTTTCATTACTGCTAGAAACAGCGCCATTTACCAATGGTGCTGTTATATATTTTGAACATGAAGCATTAGATGACTGGGTAAATAAGTTAAAATCACGAGGAATTAAATTTGTACAAGAGCCAACCGAACAACGTTATCTTTGGCGAGAAGCCGTGCTATTTGATCCGTCAGGCAATAAAGTTAAACTTTATTGGGCTGGTGAAAATAGGATCAACCCACCATGGCGTGTAACTAAGCAGCTTTTATAAATAGTCTGTTAGCCAAATTAATGAGTTCAAATAGGTGAAGCATGTCAATTAATCGATCACGACTTGATCGTTATATTAGTGAAAAACTTAATATTAGTCGACGTGATGTACGTTTACTAGTGGCGCAAAAGCGTATTGTAGTTGACGGTAAAACTACAGACGATATTAGTTTAATTATCAATAAATTTTCTCATATCGAATTTGATAGTAAAGTTCTACAAGCAAATAAAGCGAGCTATATAATGCTTTATAAACCAGTAGGAGTAGTAAGCGCAACAAAAGACGAGCAACATAAAACGGTTATTGACTTACTTACTTTCCCTGAAAAATCAAGCTTACACATTGTTGGACGTTTAGATTTGAATACTTCTGGATTAGTATTGTTAACTAATGATAGTCGGTGGTCTGAACGATTAACAAAGCCAGAAAATAAAGTTAAAAAAAGGTATATCGTTACCTTAAAAAATCCATTAACACCAGATTATATAGCAGCATTTGAACAAGGTATGTATTTTGCTTTTGAAAATGTTACGACTCGACCAGCAACCCTAGCAATTTTATCTGACTATGTAGCGCAAGTTGACTTAGTGGAAGGGCGGTATCATCAAATTAAACGGATGTTCGGGCGCTTTCGCAATCCCGTTGTTAATTTACATCGTCAATCAATTGGTAAATTGGCGCTAGATAATAAAATTAAAGTCGGAGAAAGCCGGTATTTAACGCCGTTAGAGATTGAGCAGATAGACACTTAAAGCCAAACCACCTTAAGAGGCGAGTTTCAGTTGGCATTAAAAGTGATTGAGACAAGGCATTGATTGCAAGTAATAGTGTGTCTATTATTAAAATGAATAAGGTAGTATAGATCGATTTAAACCAATCTTTTAGGCGCTTCACAGTCACTTACTCTCATCGTTGTTTCTTCTTAAAAAGGACTGCCATTCTTGCAAATTAACGCCTTGATATTAAGTAACCTGAACTCGGGTTAAGCAAAGTTACTCAGTAAGCTATTTTTGAGCCTATCTACGTTGAATTTGTTGCCAATAGCCCGCTATTGGATCAATAAATTCGCCTTGATATTCACAAAACTATCAATACTGAGAAATAAAGGTTAACTGTTTTAAACAGTGAATAAAATAATGTTTTATGTGAGAAAATCAACATTCATTAACCCGAGTTCAGGTTAAGTACCTATGACACGCTGAATTCTGCATCTTGAGGTGGCTTGGGTATAAACTTACCAATCCCCATTTCTCAGTCAACTATTAATCTAAAAACGGTTAAAAAGTAATAAACTTATTGTAATTGGCGTTTTGGATGGCTAGACTGCTAAATAATTCATTACACATTATGGACAACGATTTAAGCTTAGATAGGATTAGTTGGTCGAAAAAACCAGCTTTTACCTTGCGTATCCTTTTCTGGCATATACCAATAGAACAACAATTATTATTAGGAGTTAAATAGCATGAGATTAGAGTCAATTGCCTTACATGAAGGTTATAAATCAGAAGAAACAACAAAATCTGCTGCCGTACCAATTTATCAGACAACATCTTACACCTTTGATAATACTCAACACGGCGCAGATTTATTTGACCTTAAAGTACCAGGTAATATTTATACCCGTATTATGAATCCAACTACTGATGTATTAGAAAAGCGCATGGCGGCTATGGAGGGTGGTATTGGTGCATTATGCGTAGCTTCTGGAATGGCTGCTATTACTTATGCTATACAATGCCTCTGTGAGGTTGGTGATAATATTGTAAGTACAAGCGAACTCTATGGCGGCACCTACAACTTCTTTGCACACACCTTACCAAGACAAGGTGTTGAAGCACGTATGGTTTCGTATAATGATTATCAAGGCTTTGAAAATGCGATTGACGAAAATACAAAAGCAGTATTTTGTGAATCTATTGGTAACCCTGCTGGTAATGTTGTTGATATAACTAGACTAGCGGAAATTGCCCATAAACATGGTGTACCATTAATTGTCGATAATACGGTTGCAACCCCTTATTTATGCAGACCTTTTGAGCTAGGCGCAGATATTGTAGTGCACTCTCTAACTAAATATATTGGTGGCCACGGCACTTCAATTGGTGGTGTTATTATTGACTCAGGAAAGTTTGACTGGGTTGCGAATAAACAGCGCTTTCCAATGTTAAATGAGCCAGATCCTTCATACCATAACGTAGTTTACACTGAAGCATTGGGGCCTGCAGCATATATTGGCCGTTGTCGTGTAGTGCCTTTGAGGAATACTGGCGCAGCGTTATCACCTATGAATGCTTTTCAGATTTTACAAGGTCTTGAAACACTAGGTTTACGTATGGATCGGCATTGTGAAAACGCAGAAAAACTTGCCGCATACTTACAGCAACATAGCAAAGTTACATGGGTTAATTATGCAGCATTACCTGATAGCCCTTATTTTGCAAGCGCTGAAAAAATAACTAGCGGTAAAGCTTCAGGCATTATTAGCTTTGGGGTTGAGGGCGGCATTGAAGCATGCGCTAGGTTTATAGACTCACTTGAAATGATCTTACGATTAGTTAATATTGGTGATGCTAAGTCACTTGCATGTCATCCTGCATCAACAACACATCGCCAGTTGAATGACAAAGAACTGGCATCAGCAGGTGTTAGTGCAGACTTGATCAGAATATCGGTTGGTATAGAGCATATTGATGATATTATTGCAGATGTAAGTCAGGCATTAGATAAAGCGTAGTTTTATAACTGCTTAAGCGTTAGATTATAGTCTACTTTATTAAAAGTAGACTTAATTAATAATAATTGGAGTACAATTTTGAAAAAATTACTACAAGTTGATTTTGATTTTTCAGGCCCTTTTGGTGAAGAAATGTCGAATGCTTTGTTAGGTTTAGCTGAATCTATTAATAATGAAGCAGGTGTTATTTGGAAGATTTGGACAGAAAGCGAAAAAGATCAAATAGCCGGTGGTGTTTACTTATTTGAAGATGAAGAAAGCGCAAAAGCCTATTTAGCAATGCATTCTGCTCGCCTAACTGAGATGGGAGTAAAAGGGGTTAGAGGTAAAATATTTGATATTAATATGCCTTTATCGACGATCAACAAAAGCCCTGTCAGTTAATCATGATATGACATCATTTTTATAATTACAGGAAATTACTCGCTCAACTAGGTTGGGTATTGTTTTACTATTGGGTCAACACAATGAAAATGTCCTTTATTCTTTTTATCAGTGCCTTAGTTGTATTTAATGTGAATGCTCAGACTAACAATCCAACCCTCGCCACGCAAAAAAATCAAAAGATTCAAGTACTCAATTTTGGTACATTTCACTTTGGCACAACACCTGATGCAAACAGTACTGAATTTGATGAAGAAGATGAGAAATCTCAAAAAGAAGTAAGAGCGCTCTCAAAAATGCTTGCTACTTTTAAGCCCACTATTATTTGTGTTGAAGCTCTCCCTGAGGAAAATGAACAACTTAATTTGTTGTACCAACAATTTGTAAAAAATCCTGAAAAGTTAATCACTTCTGGTGGTGAAACGAGTATGGTGGCATTTGATGTAGCTCGACTGAATAATATTGAAAAAATTTATGGTATAGACAATAAAATGAATTACAACTACAGCGTGGGTGATTTTTTTGAAAGCAGCCCAGACTATACAAACGCCATAGATTCAGAAACATACCTAGAAATAACCAATACCCCGTTTAAAGATTATCCAGAAATTGCAGCGCTAGATGAACAGTACGAAACCTTGTCATTAATTGATAAATTAAGGCTAATTAATCATCCTGTAAAACTTGATGCGTCGATCAATGCTAATGCAGATAAATTATTATATGTAGGATCAGAAAATAATTTTGAAGGTGCTGATAATGCAGCTGTTTTTTATCATAGAAATATGAAAATTTATTCTAACCTCAATCGTATCAAAATGGATGAAAATGACCGTGTTTTTATTCTAATGGGATCTGCTCATACTGCGTTTTTGAGAGAGTTTATTCAAAGAAGTCCTAAATTTGAAATGGTAGATACCTTAGACTATTTAAAAAAATAATAAACATTGTTTATGTGCAGTAAATAAAGTTTTTATTGCTTTAGTTATTCGTTGATTTAATTGAAGAAAATGTAGTTGTAAAATATTACTAAATAATAATTGCATATTCTAAAAAAGGTGCTAAATTTAGCGCGTTATGCTGCTTCGTCGATTAACACGAACTTAAAATCCGTCCTACATCTACTGAAAATACATCTTTAAAAATTAGCATAACTTGGCAAAACATATGGCTTAATTTTTGAGGGTTACCAACTGTGTATAAAACGCTTATTGTTGTCGATAATGAACAAATTGATCTTGGTGAAGGTCGATCAGACGTTATTAGTTTTGAAAAATATTTACGTGAATATCCTAAATTAAATGAGCCTAAAACGCGCATTATCAATTTATGTGATACAGAACAATATTTAAGTAAAGGCTATTATTGTTCGTTACTTGCAGAAGCACGTAATCATTTTGTATTACCAAGTTTAAAAACTATTAATGGCTTACGCAATATTACTCACGATAGTGATAGTACCGCAGTGTTCTCTCACTTATTGAGTGACTTGGGTACGGTTATTAACAAACAAGTATGGTTTGGAAAAACCGATAATAGAGAATTCGACAAATTATCAGCAAAACTTTTCGCTTTATATCCAGCTCCATTACTTAATTTGAATGTTCAATCGCTAGACGGAAAGCCTAATATAACGATTACTCGCACTTCATTTTCCGAGCTTGATAAACAGCAACAAGAAAGCTTTTTACAACACCTTGATGATTTTAAACAAACCGTGTGGCGTATTAACAACAAACGTAAAAACTTTCGCTGGGATATGGCCATTTTGGTTGATCATGAAGATAAAGTGCCACCAAGTAACAAAGAGGCAATATCGCGCTTTGTAAAAGCTGCGAGCAAGTATGGTATTAACGCAGAGGTTGTAAGTATTGAACAACTTGATGACATAGCACATTACGATGCCTTGTTTATTCGTGAAACTACCGCAATTGATCACCACACTTATCGTCTAGCACGTAAAGCGGAAGACTTAGGTTTGGTCGTTATCGACGATTCAGCTTCTATTTTACGTTGTTGTAATAAAGTGTACTTGCATGACGCGTTTAATTATAAAAAAGTACGTAGCCCCAAAACTCAAGTGGTTAGTGATCAAAGTGCTGAAACCATAGCTTTCTTAGAAGGTATGTTTAATTACCCTGTAGTATTAAAAATGCCTGAGGGATCATTTTCTAATGGTGTATTCAAAGCTAAAGATCGTGCTGAGTTAACAACTAAGCTCGAAGATATGTTTAAAGTAAGTGCATTGGTTTTAGTACAAGAATATTTATATACAGAATTCGATTGGCGCATAGGTGTATTAAATGGGCGTGCTATTTATGCTTGTAAATACTTAATGGCCAGAGATCATTGGCAAATTTATAATCATAAAGCTAAACGATTCTTCTCTGGCGGTTTTGAAACACTTCCAACATTTGAGGTGCCAAAATATGTACTTGATGCAGCGCTTCGCGCAACTAGTGTTGTTGGTTCAGGGCTTTATGGCGTTGATATTAAGGATGTTGATAATAAAGCGTATGTACTAGAGGTGAATGACAATCCAAGTATTGATTATAAAGTTGAAGATGCTTACTTAAAAGATGAGTTATATATGCAAATTATGGCTGAGTTTCATCGTCGCTTGGAAGAGCGTGGACGCTAATTAATGGTAAGTACAACACTGGAATTTAACTACCGCTTTGCATCACTGGCCGATCTTGATGCTCTTGTTGTATTAGAGAATAACTGCTTTGTATACGACAAACTAAGTAAGCGTAGCTTTCGTCATTGGATAAAAGCCAATACAGGTGTTTTATTAGTGGCAGAAACTGTTGCTGAATTAAATAAAGAAGTTGTTGGCTATGGCTTAGTTTGGTGCCATAAAGGTACACGTTTAGCACGTTTATATTCACTTGCAATAAGCCCAAAATGGCGTGGTCAAAATATTGCTAAACAGCTACTGACAAAACTTGAAACTGAAACATTACAACGTAAGCGATATTTTTTACGACTAGAGGTTTCTAAAACCAACGTTAGCGCCATTAGTTTATATGAAAGTTTAGGTTATCGGATTTTTGGAGAGTTTAGTGATTATTATGAAGATCACAGTGATGCTTACCGTATGCAAAAACAATTATTGCGTAAACAGGCATCTGATTTTCAAAATTCTACACAGTGGTATCAACAAACGACAGAATTTACATGTGGCCCTGCATCTTTGATGATGGCAATGAATAGCTTAGATAATCTGTTAGTAATGGAACAACGTTTAGAGCTCGATCTTTGGCGTGAATCAACAACTATTTTTATGACATCGGGTCATGGAGGTTGCCATCCTGTAGGTTTAGCTAATGCTGCAAAGTTGCGAGGCTTTGAAGCTAAAGTGTTTCTTAACCAGCAAACGCCTCTATTTATTGATGGTGTTAGATCTCTGCATAAAAAAAACATTATGGAGCGTGTTCATCAGCAATTTATGGAAAATGCAGATATACAAAAAGTAGGGGTAGAGTTTTGTGATATTGACCAACTTCATTTAACAAGGCTACTTAGCGAAGGTTATGCCATAATCATGCTAATTAGTACTTATCGTTTAGACGGCAAAAAGGCACCACATTGGGTGACAATTACTGGTTTTGATGAGCTTTGTTTCTATGTCAATGATCCTGATTTAGATGAAAAATATCAACTGCCAATTGACTGCCAATACTTACCTATATCTCGTGAGAACTTCGATAAAATGTCGATGTTTGGTTCAGGTAAGCTTCGGACAGCCGTTGCGTTAAAGTTAAGTGAAAGTACTAGGGCGTGTTGATCTTTCGAGTACAAATTTTGTACGAATTAAACATGATTTAATTGAGGCGTAGCGAATAAAGTGTAGTATTCTACATAAATGAGCTAGAACGAAAAATAAATCATGTTTAAACGTATCCGTAAGACAGCGCCTCTTTGGTTTTTCTACGGTGTTTTCACTTAGTTATGGGGAACAACCCCATTACATAAGTTCAGCCTTATATAAACACCAAATAAATCGCTGCAAAAATGTACAGAAAAGTCCAACATGCCCTAATTCGGTTAATTAAATACCTGCGAAGCAATTTAATTAGCCGTCAAAAGTAATCAATCGCTAGAAATAGTCTATTTATCTCTTAAACATGATCTTTAGAATGAGCTAGTGTAGTCTTTAAGTACCTACAGAGTGTGATTATATGTAAGCGTCGGTTAAACCACACCTTTTCAATAATCGCCAAACTAAATAAACTCCTCAATAATTTACTATTGAGGATATATCATGACCCGAAGAACGTTAGATGATTGGACGAAACTTATTGAACAACAAGCCCAAAGTGGCTTATCTATTCTTGCTTTTTGTAGGCAACACCTGATACCTACGTCAAATTTTTATAAATACCGACATAAAATTGAACACCTCAATCAAACATCGGGTTTTGTAAAAGCTAAGGTAGCAACAAAGGTAACAACTCAACCTGCCGATGCAACAATACACATAGTCTTTGGTGACACAAGGTTAACGCTACCTCATCATTGCGAGCCAACATGGTTAGCTGAACTTATTAAAGCGTTACACGCATGAAGATGTTTGTTGATGTGCCAGATGTCTATTTACACCGCCAGTTTGTCGACTTTCGCAAATCCATTAATGGTTTATCGGCTTTGCTCGATAGTGAGCTGCAATTACCCGTGCTCTCTGGGGCTTTGTTTGTGTTTTGTAATAAAGGTCGCGATAAATTAAAAATTTTGTATTGGGATCAGACGGGTTTTGCGCTGTGGTATAAACGCCTTGAGCGA is a genomic window containing:
- the tnpB gene encoding IS66 family insertion sequence element accessory protein TnpB (TnpB, as the term is used for proteins encoded by IS66 family insertion elements, is considered an accessory protein, since TnpC, encoded by a neighboring gene, is a DDE family transposase.); this translates as MKMFVDVPDVYLHRQFVDFRKSINGLSALLDSELQLPVLSGALFVFCNKGRDKLKILYWDQTGFALWYKRLERDKFKWPTRLTESTMELTEQQLHWLLSGFDVVGHQAMSLDNLSL